The Pseudoalteromonas rubra DNA window ACATTCACAGTCAGGCTGATGTCCTCGATCCCAATACTCTGCCAATGGGCCACTTGTTTTGCAGCCAATTCGAGTAAGTGCAAATCAAGCTCTATGATCTGGCCGGTTTGCTCTGCAATCGGAATAAAGTCATCAGGCGTGACCAGGCCATTTTTGGGGTGGTGCCAGCGTACCAGGGATTCAAAGCTGATAACCCTGGGCTGGGTCAGTGTGAATATGGGCTGGTAATACAGCTCAAATTCTCCATTCTTAATACCATTTTGCAGATCGTTTTCTATGTCTGCCTGCTGCTTCAGTTTTTTACGCATCTCATTATTGAAATATCGGATCTGACTGCGCCCAGCCGACTTCGCTTCATACATGGCTGCATCAGCTTGTTGTAGTAGCGTGATGGCATTGTCTGAATCACTAGAGGTGAACGCCACACCTATACTGCTGGAGGCTTGCAGCAGGTGACCATCGATTTGGATTGGTTTAGCAATGGCGTTTGTGATCCGCTCCAGTGCTAACTCAACCTGTTGTTTGTCGCCTATATTTTCCATGAAAATGGCGAACTCATCGCCGCCCAGGCGTGCAAAGGTGTCCGTTTTTCGAATACAGGTCTGGATAAGGTCAACAATGGCCACGAGAAAATGGTCGCCAACATCATGTCCCAGTGCATCGTTAATGCTTTTGAACCTGTCTAAATCAAGATACAGAAGGCAGTGCTGACGTGCCGGTTTACTTCGTCCCAGAGATAAAATGGCATGCTTTATCCGCTCCAGCATCAAATAGCGATTAGCCAGACCGGTCAGGTCATCATGCAATGCGCGGTGCTCTAAGGCTTGGCGGGCAAGGCGTCTGTCTATGGCCATACTGAGCTGACGACTAATATAGGTCAAGATGGCTTTGTGGTGGCGACTAAATGCCCGATCGTTGTCGTAGCTTTGTAGCACAACGACACCCTGATATTGGTCATTTACCACAAAGGGTACGCCTAGCCAGGAGCGTGGTGAGCGGCCAACCATTTTAAAATTCTGCTTTTCAATGTGGCTCAGAAACTGCTGGTGGTCGCACAGCAAAGACTGCTGCTGTTTGATAATATAGTAAGAGGCGGTGTATTTTATCTGCTCTTTAGATACTCTCTGATGTGCACTGCATTTGACACCGGCTTCTATCAGATAATCAATCTCGAGCACATCCTGCTGGGTATCGTAGAGTCCAATAAAGCAGTTTTCAGCGGGGAGTTGTGAACAGATGATGCTGTACAGCTCATCATAAAAAGCGTCCAGGTTACGGGATTGATAAGTGATGTTGGCGATTTTTAGCAGGCACTTTTCCAGCTGCTGTGCTTCATGCAATTGCGTTACTGTGGCGGTCAGATGGTCCAGTGTTCTAACCTGATGAATTTTAGCACTGAGTAAATGTGCTACGGTTGACAGGATCTGCAAATGTGCCTGGGTAAAGTAGTCCGCTTCCGGGTGCTCACAGTCGATAACCCCCAGTAAGGTGTTTTCATAAACTAAAGGGACACATAGCTCAGAGAGAGCAGGTCGGGTGTCGGCAATATACATAGGCTCCAGGGCAACGTTACCCGAAAGGAAGGGTTGCTTAGTCCGTGCAACATGGCCTGTGATCCCGGCGGCAACGGGGATCCTTTGCTGGCTAACCTGGTGGCTGATGTCTTTATGTGCAACACCCATACTGGCGACGACATCGAGATATTCGCCAGCCGGGTCAGTGAGGTAAATTACACAATCTACAAACCCGAGGCGGCTGACCACCTGGCTGGTCACATAGTCAAAGAGTTCATCTAGGTGGGTTATCTGAAGCAGCGACGATGAAAACTGGTTAATGATGCTTAACTGTTCGGTTTTTGATTCTAGTTTTGTTTCTGACAGTATTGGCATGGCACGGGCCTGATTACTTAATCTGCGACTATGTTAACGCTCTTAAATCATGCGTTACAGTCAATGTTGCAATTTAATTGCTATTTACTGTAAACCTGATGACACTTTTACGACGCGGACTATTAGGCGTAAAAACTTTACTAACCTGCTGGCTCAGCCTATGATCGGGCAAATTCAGTAGTGGGAA harbors:
- a CDS encoding EAL domain-containing protein, with product MPILSETKLESKTEQLSIINQFSSSLLQITHLDELFDYVTSQVVSRLGFVDCVIYLTDPAGEYLDVVASMGVAHKDISHQVSQQRIPVAAGITGHVARTKQPFLSGNVALEPMYIADTRPALSELCVPLVYENTLLGVIDCEHPEADYFTQAHLQILSTVAHLLSAKIHQVRTLDHLTATVTQLHEAQQLEKCLLKIANITYQSRNLDAFYDELYSIICSQLPAENCFIGLYDTQQDVLEIDYLIEAGVKCSAHQRVSKEQIKYTASYYIIKQQQSLLCDHQQFLSHIEKQNFKMVGRSPRSWLGVPFVVNDQYQGVVVLQSYDNDRAFSRHHKAILTYISRQLSMAIDRRLARQALEHRALHDDLTGLANRYLMLERIKHAILSLGRSKPARQHCLLYLDLDRFKSINDALGHDVGDHFLVAIVDLIQTCIRKTDTFARLGGDEFAIFMENIGDKQQVELALERITNAIAKPIQIDGHLLQASSSIGVAFTSSDSDNAITLLQQADAAMYEAKSAGRSQIRYFNNEMRKKLKQQADIENDLQNGIKNGEFELYYQPIFTLTQPRVISFESLVRWHHPKNGLVTPDDFIPIAEQTGQIIELDLHLLELAAKQVAHWQSIGIEDISLTVNVSSRHFASLEFVEQIGNLYRTYGLHQGALSLEITESGLIENLNLATKVIQGLSPFGVKLYLDDFGTGYSALGYLHQLPIHVLKIDKSFIQQLTDHDNPLVDAILSLAKSLDLEVVAEGIETHEQLQTLSAKACQYGQGFLISHPLQADQALAFLQSEQVKLATKHVPNRT